One Trichoderma asperellum chromosome 5, complete sequence genomic region harbors:
- the CNA1 gene encoding 3',5'-cyclic-nucleotide phosphodiesterase (PDEase) (3':5'-CNP), variant 2 (BUSCO:EOG092D19EQ) yields the protein MDTEGDAHVAEQIPRRTAQVDNAIRAIQEKKPLPEIDFTIHMMEDGTQVSTLERVCKDVQAPAMFKPTDEQFFEDDTKEKPDINFLKQHFYREGRLTEEQAIWIIKKGTELLRAEPNLLEMDAPITVCGDVHGQYYDLMKLFEVGGDPAETRYLFLGDYVDRGYFSIECVLYLWSLKIHYPNTLWLLRGNHECRHLTDYFTFKLECKHKYSEAVYEACMESFCCLPLAAVMNKQFLCIHGGLSPELHTLDDLRSIDRFREPPTQGLMCDILWADPLEDFGQEKSSDFFLHNHVRGCSYFFSYHAACAFLEKNNLLSVIRAHEAQDAGYRMYRKTRTTGFPSVMTIFSAPNYLDVYNNKAAVLKYENNVMNIRQFNCTPHPYWLPNFMDVFTWSLPFVGEKITDMLIAILSTCSEEELKEETPSSHSPGPSSPALTSGMEDPNSIEFKRRAIKNKILAIGRMSRVFQVLREESERVTELKTVSGGRLPAGTLMLGAEGIKNAISSFEDARKVDLQNEHLPPTHEEVVKHQEEERAIALQKAAEEADNDKKLHQLSRRLSTG from the exons ATGGATACCGAAGGCGACGCCCACGTTGCTGAGCAGATCCCTCGACGAACCGCCCAGGTCGACAATGCCATTCGCGCGAttcaggagaagaagcctcTGCCCGAGATCGACTTCACCATCCACATGATGGAGGACGGCACTCAGGTCAGCACGCTCGAGCGAGTATGCAAAG ATGTCCAGGCGCCGGCCATGTTCAAGCCTACCGATGAGCAATTTTTTGAAGATGATACCAAGGAAAAGCCCGACATCAACTTTCTCAAGCAGCACTTCTACCGCGAGGGCAGACTCACCGAGGAGCAGGCGATATGGATTATCAAGAAGGGTACGGAACTTCTGCGAGCAGAGCCCAACCTCCTTGAGATGGATGCGCCCATCACCGTTTGCGGTGATGTCCACGGCCAGTACTACGATCTGATGAAGCTGTTCGAGGTTGGAGGTGACCCTGCCGAGACACGGTATCTCTTCCTTGGCGATTACGTCGATCGTGGCTATTTCTCCATCGAGTGTGTCCTTTACCTTTGGTCCCTCAAGATTCACTACCCCAACACATTGTGGCTTCTGCGAGGCAATCACGAGTGCCGTCATTTGACCGACTACTTCACCTTTAAGTTAGAGTGTAAGCACAAGTACTCAGAAGCCGTCTACGAAGCCTGTATGGAGTCGTTCTGCTGCCTTCCCCTGGCTGCCGTTATGAACAAGCAGTTCCTGTGTATCCACGGTGGATTGAGCCCTGAGCTGCATACCCTCGACGACCTGAGAAGT ATTGATCGATTCAGAGAGCCACCCACCCAGGGTCTCATGTGCGACATTCTATGGGCCGACCCCCTCGAAGACTTTGGACAGGAAAAGTCTAGCGATTTCTTTTTGCATAACCACGTGCGAGGATGCTCGTATTTCTTCTCATATCACGCCGCCTGTGCTTTCCTGGAGAAGAACAACTTGCTCTCTGTCATTCGTGCCCACGAAGCTCAGGATGCCGGATACAGAATGTACCGCAAAACACGGACGACCGGCTTCCCCAGCGTTATGACCATCTTTTCGGCACCAAACTATCTCGACGTTTATAACAACAAAGCCGCCGTGCTAAAGTATGAGAACAACGTTATGAATATCCGACAATTCAACTGCACGCCACACCCATACTGGCTTCCCAATTTCATGGATGTTTTCACCTGGTCGCTTCCTTTTGTGGGTGAAAAGATTACCGACATGCTCATTGCCATTTTGAGCACGTGCTCagaggaggagctgaaggAAGAGACGCCTTCTTCACACTCCCCCGGCCCCAGCTCGCCAGCTCTTACCAGCGGTATGGAGGATCCCAACTCGATTGAATTCAAGCGTAGGGCGATCAAGAACAAGATCCTGGCCATTGGCCGCATGTCTCGCGTCTTCCAGGTTCTGCGAGAAGAGTCTGAGCGCGTTACGGAGCTGAAGACTGTATCTGGCGGAAGGCTGCCTGCCGGCACCCTGATGCTCGGTGCCGAAGGTATTAAGAACGCAATCAGCTCGTTTGAGGACGCTAGAAAGGTCGATTTGCAGAACGAACACCTCCCCCCTACTCATGAGGAGGTGGTGAAGCatcaggaagaggagagagcgaTTGCTTTGCAGAAGGCGGCGGAAGAGGCCGATAATGATAAGAAGCTGCACCAGCTGTCCCGGAGACTTAGCAC CGGCTAA
- the CNA1 gene encoding 3',5'-cyclic-nucleotide phosphodiesterase (PDEase) (3':5'-CNP) (BUSCO:EOG092D19EQ): protein MDTEGDAHVAEQIPRRTAQVDNAIRAIQEKKPLPEIDFTIHMMEDGTQVSTLERVCKDVQAPAMFKPTDEQFFEDDTKEKPDINFLKQHFYREGRLTEEQAIWIIKKGTELLRAEPNLLEMDAPITVCGDVHGQYYDLMKLFEVGGDPAETRYLFLGDYVDRGYFSIECVLYLWSLKIHYPNTLWLLRGNHECRHLTDYFTFKLECKHKYSEAVYEACMESFCCLPLAAVMNKQFLCIHGGLSPELHTLDDLRSIDRFREPPTQGLMCDILWADPLEDFGQEKSSDFFLHNHVRGCSYFFSYHAACAFLEKNNLLSVIRAHEAQDAGYRMYRKTRTTGFPSVMTIFSAPNYLDVYNNKAAVLKYENNVMNIRQFNCTPHPYWLPNFMDVFTWSLPFVGEKITDMLIAILSTCSEEELKEETPSSHSPGPSSPALTSGMEDPNSIEFKRRAIKNKILAIGRMSRVFQVLREESERVTELKTVSGGRLPAGTLMLGAEGIKNAISSFEDARKVDLQNEHLPPTHEEVVKHQEEERAIALQKAAEEADNDKKLHQLSRRLSTDRKTRSS from the exons ATGGATACCGAAGGCGACGCCCACGTTGCTGAGCAGATCCCTCGACGAACCGCCCAGGTCGACAATGCCATTCGCGCGAttcaggagaagaagcctcTGCCCGAGATCGACTTCACCATCCACATGATGGAGGACGGCACTCAGGTCAGCACGCTCGAGCGAGTATGCAAAG ATGTCCAGGCGCCGGCCATGTTCAAGCCTACCGATGAGCAATTTTTTGAAGATGATACCAAGGAAAAGCCCGACATCAACTTTCTCAAGCAGCACTTCTACCGCGAGGGCAGACTCACCGAGGAGCAGGCGATATGGATTATCAAGAAGGGTACGGAACTTCTGCGAGCAGAGCCCAACCTCCTTGAGATGGATGCGCCCATCACCGTTTGCGGTGATGTCCACGGCCAGTACTACGATCTGATGAAGCTGTTCGAGGTTGGAGGTGACCCTGCCGAGACACGGTATCTCTTCCTTGGCGATTACGTCGATCGTGGCTATTTCTCCATCGAGTGTGTCCTTTACCTTTGGTCCCTCAAGATTCACTACCCCAACACATTGTGGCTTCTGCGAGGCAATCACGAGTGCCGTCATTTGACCGACTACTTCACCTTTAAGTTAGAGTGTAAGCACAAGTACTCAGAAGCCGTCTACGAAGCCTGTATGGAGTCGTTCTGCTGCCTTCCCCTGGCTGCCGTTATGAACAAGCAGTTCCTGTGTATCCACGGTGGATTGAGCCCTGAGCTGCATACCCTCGACGACCTGAGAAGT ATTGATCGATTCAGAGAGCCACCCACCCAGGGTCTCATGTGCGACATTCTATGGGCCGACCCCCTCGAAGACTTTGGACAGGAAAAGTCTAGCGATTTCTTTTTGCATAACCACGTGCGAGGATGCTCGTATTTCTTCTCATATCACGCCGCCTGTGCTTTCCTGGAGAAGAACAACTTGCTCTCTGTCATTCGTGCCCACGAAGCTCAGGATGCCGGATACAGAATGTACCGCAAAACACGGACGACCGGCTTCCCCAGCGTTATGACCATCTTTTCGGCACCAAACTATCTCGACGTTTATAACAACAAAGCCGCCGTGCTAAAGTATGAGAACAACGTTATGAATATCCGACAATTCAACTGCACGCCACACCCATACTGGCTTCCCAATTTCATGGATGTTTTCACCTGGTCGCTTCCTTTTGTGGGTGAAAAGATTACCGACATGCTCATTGCCATTTTGAGCACGTGCTCagaggaggagctgaaggAAGAGACGCCTTCTTCACACTCCCCCGGCCCCAGCTCGCCAGCTCTTACCAGCGGTATGGAGGATCCCAACTCGATTGAATTCAAGCGTAGGGCGATCAAGAACAAGATCCTGGCCATTGGCCGCATGTCTCGCGTCTTCCAGGTTCTGCGAGAAGAGTCTGAGCGCGTTACGGAGCTGAAGACTGTATCTGGCGGAAGGCTGCCTGCCGGCACCCTGATGCTCGGTGCCGAAGGTATTAAGAACGCAATCAGCTCGTTTGAGGACGCTAGAAAGGTCGATTTGCAGAACGAACACCTCCCCCCTACTCATGAGGAGGTGGTGAAGCatcaggaagaggagagagcgaTTGCTTTGCAGAAGGCGGCGGAAGAGGCCGATAATGATAAGAAGCTGCACCAGCTGTCCCGGAGACTTAGCAC AGATCGCAAGACTCGATCAtcatga